The genomic region GGGCGATGGAGGACACCACCAGCTTCTGCAAGCTGATCGCCGACCCGGCCTCCGGGCTGCTGCTCGGCGCGCACATCATCGGGCCGCAGGCGGCCACGCTGATCCAGCCGCTGATCCAGGCCATGCACTTCGGGCTGGACGCGCGGACCATGGCGCGCGGGCAGTACTGGATCCACCCGGCCATGCCGGAGCTGCTGGAGAACGCGCTGCTCAAGATCTGAGCCGGGCTGGTGGGCCGCTCAGACGTGGCGGGGGCGGCCCGCCAGGTAGCCGACGAGCAGTTGGAGGGTCATCGCGGTGAGGACCAGCAGCAGCGAGGCGGTCCAGCCGCCGGTCCAGCCGTGCAGCATGCCGACGCCGAACGGGCCGACCGCGGCGATCAGGTAGCCCAGGCTCTGCGCCATCGCGGAGAGCTCGGCGGTGTCGGCCACGGTGCGTGAGCGCAGTGTGATGAAGGTCAGCGCGAGCGGGAACAGCCCGCCCATGCCGACGCCGAGCAGCACCACCCACAGCACCGGGGACAGCGTGGGCGCGAACAGCAGGCCCAGCACGCCGAGCAGCGAGGTCGCGGTCATCGCCACCGCCCAGCCGGACTGCGCGCGGCGGCGGGTGACCAGCGGCGGGATGATCAGCGCGGCGGGCACGCCGATGACCATCAGCGCGCCGAGCATGACGCCGGCGGTGGTCGGGTCGACGCCCGCGACGTCGCGCAGGATCTCCGGCAGCCAGCCCATCCAGGTGTAGGCGACCAGCGACTGGATGCCGAAGAAGCCGGTGACGGCCCAGGCCAGCGGGTTGCGGTACAGGCTGCGGGAGCGCCCGGCGGCCGCGGTGGTGGACGCGGCGGCCGGGTCGGGGGTGGTGGCCTGGATCGCGGCGGTGGCGGGAGTCGCGGGGGCGGCGGCGGTCTCGGCGGGGATGGCGGCCTGGTCGAGCGCGTCGTGCGCCAGGGCCGCCTCCTCCAGGGGCTGGGCGCGGCGGCGGGCCACCGCCCAGACGACCAGGGCGGTCACCGCGAGCACCGCCCACAGCCCGACCGCGACCCGCCAGCCGCCGACCCAGCGCTCCAGCGGCGCGGTGAAGGCGGCCGCGGCGGCGCCGCCGGCGGAGAGCGCGGCGCTGTAGACGCCCATGACAAAACCGAGCCGTCCGGGGAAGGACTCCTTCACGACCACCGGGATCAGCACGTTGGCCACCGCGATCGAGGAGCAGGCCGCGAGCGTGCCGCCCAGCAGAACCGCAGGTCCGTCCAGGACTCGGAGGGCGAGTCCCAGGCCGAGCAGGCCCAGTGCGAAGCCGACGACCCGCAGCGGGCCGAAGCGGCGCGAGAGCATCGGCGCCACGAGACCGGCGAAACCGAAACACACTGTAGGCACGGCCGTTACCGCGCTGACCCAGACTGCCGAGACGCCCAGAGAATCACGGACCTCCGCCAGCACGGCAGCGAGGCTGGTCACGGCGGGACGGAGGTTGAGCGCGGCAAGCACGATACCGACGATCAACAGCGAACTGCCGCCGACGACCGCACCTGCACGGGAGCGGCCGGAAGTGGCAGGCTGAGCTGCTGACCGGATGTCGTCAGGGAGGGTCGGCGTCACGGTCACGCGAGTACTATAGGCAAACATGGGATGTCCGGATGAAAGGATGAGACTGTGCCGTTGGCCACTACCCGACGCACCGGCCTCGTCGAGCAGGTGATCGACCAGATGCGCACGCTGGTGACCAGCGGCGAATGGCCGATCGGGCGGCGGATTCCCGCTGAGCCCGAGCTTGTGACGGCGCTGGGCGTGGGCAGGAACACGGTCCGGGAGGCGGTCCGGGCGCTGGCGCACGCCGGGTTGCTGGAGGTGCGACAGGGTGACGGCACGTTCGTGCGCGCGACCAGTGAGCTTTCCGGCGCGGTGCGCAGGCTGTGCGATGCCGAGCTGCGCGACGTGCTGGAGGTGCGGCACGCGCTGGAGGTCGAGGGCGCGCGGCTGGCCGCGGTCCGCCGCAGCGAGGAGGAGCTGCGGCGGCTGACCGAGACCCTGGCCGAGCGGGACGCGGCGCTGGCCGCCGGGGAGTGGGAGCGGATGGTGGTCACCGACACCGCCTTCCACCTGATGCTCGTCGAGTGCTCGCAGAACCCGGTGCTCACCGAGCTGTACCGCGGGTTCACCGAGGCGGTGAAGGCCAGTGTCGCGACCACGGTGGACTCCGAGGTGGACGGCGACCGGCACATCTCGCACCAGGACCTGCTGGCGGCGGTCCGGGACCAGGACCCCGAGCGCGCGGCCCGGGAAGCAGGCGGCTTCATCGAGGAACTGCTCTCCACCCTCGGTTCCGCCGAGCACTAGGCACCACGGCGGCCCGCCGGCTGACCGGGAACCACCGGCGGGCCTGTCCTCGGCCGAGGGCGGTTCTCCTCGACGGCTGACAACTGAGGCAGGCCGTGCGGCGCGGGAGGCCGGTGCGGCGGTCGCGGGCCACCGGGGACCCACGCTGAGCTAGCGGCTCCTGGCCCGCTGTTCGCGGGCGTCCAGGTCGGCGTTGAGGCGGGCGACCAGGCGGGCCAGGTCGCGCCGGTCCTGTTCGGGCCAGTCGGCGAGCACGCCGTGCAGCCAGGCGGCGCGGTCGGCCTGCACGACGGCGACCCGACGTCTGCCCTCCTCGGTGGCCTGCAACGGCTGGGTGCGCGCGTTGGGCGGGTTGTCGACCACCCTGGCCAGCTCGGCGCTGGTGAGCTTGGCCACATGGCGGCTGGCGGTGGACTTGTCCACGTTGAACATCCTGGCCAGCTCGCCGACGGTCAGCCCGGGCCGCGCGGAGATCACCGCCAGGTAGGGGTACGTCGTCTGGTCCAGGCCGATGACCTCGGGATATCGGGTGGTCCAGAACCGCCAGAAGGCCTTGCGGGTGAACAGGGTCAGCTCGTGTTCGAGTGCGCCGGTGAGCTGGTCGTCCGCCGTGTTCGGTTCGGCCCGGTTCGTCACGATTCCACCCTTCCACCTGCCGCCGGGAACACCAAGCCGACCGTTGCGTGACGCAACCATCGGGTCTACCGTCGGAGACATCCCACCAATTCAGTGCTGAAGGGGGATCTCTCTCATGTGTGGAATCGCCGGCTGGGTCGGCTACCAGCGCGACCTGACCCAGGAACACGACACCGCCGCCGCGATGACCGAGACGATGGCCTGCCGGGGACCGGATGACGCCGGGCTCTGGCTGGACCGCCACGCCGCGATCGGACAGCGGCGACTGGCCATCATCGATCTTGAGGGCGGCCGTCAGCCGATGCTCGCCGAGGCGCAGGGGCGCACCACCGCGGTGCTGACCTACAGCGGCGAGGTCTACAACTTCCGCGAGCTGCGCGCCGAGCTCCAGCGCCGCGGCCACCAGTTCCGCACCGCCAGCGACACCGAGGTGGTGCTCAACGCCTACCTGGAGTGGGGCCCGTCCCTGGTGGACCGGCTCAACGGCATGTACGCCTTCGCCATCTGGGACGCCCGCACCGAGGAGCTGCTGCTGGTGCGCGACCGGATGGGCATCAAGCCGCTCTACTACTACCCCACCGCCGACGGTGTGCTCTTCGGCTCCGAGCCCAAGGCGATCCTGGCCAACCCGCTGGCCGAGGCGGTGCTGGACGCGGATGGGCTGCGCGAGGCGCTGGGCTTCGTCAAGACGCCGGAGCTGGGCATCCTGCGCGGGCTGGCGGAGGTGCGGCCCGGCTCGGTGGTCACGGTGTCCCGCAAGGGGATCAGCAAGTCCCGGTACTGGCAGCTGGAGGCCACCGAGCACACCGACGACCTGGACACCACCGTGCGCACCGTGCGGGAGCTGCTGGAGGACATCGTCGAGCGGCAGCTCATCGCGGACGTGCCGCTGTGCACGCTGCTCTCCGGCGGCCTGGACTCCAGCGCGCTGACCGCGCTGGCGGCCAAGGCGCTGACCGCGCAGGGCGCGGGTCCGGTGCGCTCGTTCTCGGTGGACTTCGCCGGGTACACCGACAACTTCCACGCCGACGCCTTCCGGGACAGCCCGGACGCGCCGTTCGTGGCCGAGGTGGCCGAGCACGTGGCCGCCGAGCACACCAACATCGTGCTGGACAACGAGGACCTGATGGACCCGGTGGTGCGCGCGGCCGCGCTGCACGCCCGCGACCTGCCCAACGGCATGGGCGAGATGGACTTCTCGCTGTACCTGCTGTTCAAGGCGATCCGCGGCCGGTCGACGGTGGCGCTGTCCGGGGAGTCCGCCGATGAGGTCTTCGGCGGCTACAAGTGGTTCCACGACCCGGTCGCGGTCAACGGGAACACCTTCCCGTGGATCGCCGCGCGGGCGCACAGCCAGACCGAGTCCGTCTACCGCGGGCTGGCCGAGCGGCTCCAGCTGGGCGACTACGTCCAGCAGCGCTACCAGGAGGCGCTGGCCGAGGTGCCCAGGCTGGCCGGGGAGACCGGGCTGGAGGCGCGGATGCGCGAGCTGAGCTACCTCAACCTGACCCGGTTCGTGAACCTGCTGCTGGACCGCAAGGACCGGATGAGCATGGCGGTGGGTCTGGAGGTCCGGGTGCCGTTCTGCGACCACCGCCTGGTGCAGTACGTGTTCAACGCGCCGTGGGCGATGAAGACCTTCGACGGCAAGGAGAAGAGCCTGCTGCGCGCGGCCACCGCGGACGTGCTGCCGCAGTCGGTGGTGCAGCGCAAGAAGAGCCCGTACCCCTCCACCCAGGACGCGGGGTATGAGAAGGCGCTGCGCGAGGAGCTGGCCAGGGTGATCGAGGACTCCTCCGCGCCGGTGACCGAACTGGTGCCGCGCAAGGACATCCAGACCCTGCTGGACTCGCCGCTGGTCACCGTCGGCTCGGACTCCGCGACCCGGCGCACGGTGGAGTCGCTGCTGGGCCTGAACCGGTGGATCCTCGACTACGGCGTGCGGGTCGAGCTGTAGCAGTCGTAGAGCTGCCCTGTCCCCGGCACCAGCGCGCAGTGCGCGGTGACCCAGGACAGGGCCGCGTCCACCACGGCCGTGCCGGCAGCTGCGCCGCCGTCGAACTGAAGCGTCGGGGACGCGCCGGTGGTCCAGACGAACCGCAACTGTCCACTGTGGACATAGTGGCGCAGCTGGGCCGCGGTGGGCGCGGGGTCGTTGCCGTTGAAGCCGCCGACGGCCATCACCGGCAGGCCGGTGTCCAGGATGACCGGGGCGGCGACCAGCGCGCCCACCACGGCCACCGCCCAGCGCTCATCGCGGAACTGGGACTCCAGGTGGGCCAGCGCGGCGGCGCTCGGGCCCTCGGCGCGGTCCGGGGCGAACCTGACGGCGGGCGTGGGTTGCGCGATCGGGAAGGTCACCGAGGTCTTCGCGGTCAGCGGGGTCACCGCGTAGGCGGCGGGTCCGGCAAGGGCCGCGAGCAGTCCGGCGCTCGCGGTGAGCGCGGTCGCCCGGCGGGAGAAACGGCCGCCCAGCAACGGGATGGCCAGCGCGACCGAGGTGGCCAGGCCGAGCAGCGCGACGGTGACCGGCAGCCAGGGCAGGTAGTCCGGGGTGCGGCCGAGCAGGGTCGCACCCCAGAAGCCGGTCAGTCCCGCGGTCACCGGCAGCAGCCAGCCCCAGTGCGAGCGGTCCCGGTGCAGCCGCCACAGCGCGGTCGCGCCCGCACCGGCCACCACGGCCAGCGGCGGGGCCAGCGCGACCGTGTAGTAGGTGTGCCAGATCCCGGCGGCGGTGGAGAACACGACCGCGGTGGTGAGCAGCCAGCCACCCCACAGCAGAAGTTCGGCGCGCTGCCGCCGCAGCACCAGCGCGGCCACAGAACCCAGTAGCGCCAACGGGAACAGCCAGGCGATCTGGCCGCCGACCTCGCCGCTGAGCAGCCGGTCCCAGCCGCTGGCGTTGCCCCCGCCGCCACCACCGGCGTTCAGCCCTGGCGAGCCGACCCGGTTCTGGCCCAGCAGGCGGCCGAACCCGTTGTAGCCGAACAGCAGCTCGCTGACCGTGTTGTCGGTGCTGCTGCCGATGAAGGGCCGCTCGGCCGGGTCGACCGAGTCCACCGCGAGCAGCCAGGACAGGCTCACCCCGAGCAGCACCACCCCGGCCAGGCCGAGCCGGAGCAGCTTGCGCCACCAGGGCCCGCTGACACCGACCAGGTAGGCGGCGGCCGCGGCGGGCACGATCAGGTAAGCCTGCAACATCTTGGTGTTGAAGGCCAGGCCGACGGCCAGCGCGCAGGCCAGCAGCGGCAGCAGGCGACCGGAGCGGACCGCGTTGGACAGCGCCCAGGCGGCCAGGGTGAGCAGCAGGACCAGCAGGGTGTCCGGGTTGTTGTGCCGGGTCACCGCGACCACCACCGGGGTCAGGGTGAGCGCCAGCGCGGCCAGGATGCCCGCTGCTGGGCCAAAAGCGCGTCTGGTCACGTGGTGCACCACCGCGACCGCGGCCACCCCGGCCACGGCCTGCGGCAGCAGGATGCTCCAGCTGGAGAAGCCGAACGCCTTGGCGGACAAGGCCTGCACCCACAGCGCCAGCGGCGGCTTGTCCACCGTGATGAAACCACCGGCGTCCAGCGACCCGTAGAAGAAGGCCGACCAGCTCTTGGTGGCGCTGAGCACCGCCGCGGAGTAGTAGGTGTTGGCGAAGCCGTTGGTGGACAGGGCCCAGGTGTAGAGCACCGAGGCCAGTGCCAGCACCGCGGCGAGGGCGGGCCGGGACCAGCGGGGCTGGCGCGTGCGGTCGGTCACGGGAGCAGGCTGACCGCCGTGGCTGGGAGCCAGGTGGGAACCCGCTGGGAGTCAGCCCGGAGCGGGGCATGGGGAACGGGCGCGGCCGGGAAGGACACGGCCGCGCCCGTTCGTCGGTGGCGCGGTCAGTTGCGGTTGATGGTGAAGGTGGAGGTGGTGTTGCGGATGTCGGTGTGGTTGTTCCAGAGGCGGAGGTTGTTGAAGGTGACCGAGCCGACCGCGGGGCCCTGACCGGGTTCCGGCAGCTCGTTGGCCCACAGGCCGAAGCCGGACTTGGCGTCGAAGGCGTCGGCGCTCTTGCGGGCGCCGGAGATGGAGACGTTGGTGAACACCGTGTCGGTGATCGGGTTCTCCGGCTGGCCGGGACTGCGGTACTTGGTCTGGAACATGATGCCGCTGTAGGTCGGGTCGATGATGTCCACATCGGACACCCGGATGTTGCGGAAGACCTTGGAGGCGGAGAACACCCAGATGCCCGGGAACGTCTGGGCGCCCCAGAAGTGGCCGCCCGCCCGGACGATGGAGATGTTCTCGAACCTCGTCGGCCCCGGCCCGAAGCCGTTCATCGGATAGCCGAAGTCCAGCGAGGAGATGGTGATGCCGGAGTAGACCAGGGTGTCCGCGATGTAGATGTTGCGGAAGGTGTTGTCGTAGCCGCCGTAGACCGCGACCCCGGCCGCCCGCCAGGTCAGCGTGGAGGTCAGGTTCTCGTAGACGTTGTTCCTGATGTCCGCGCCACCGGCGTCGATCGCGGAGAACAGCGCGAAGCTGTCGTCACCGCTGGCCCGCGAGTCGTTGTTGACCACGTGGTTGTCGGTGCTGCCGTTGGTCATGTTGATCGCGTCGGCGAACATGTTGCGGATCCGGGAGTTCTTGATGGTGATCCGGTCGGTGTTCGCGCCCCAGTACAGGCACACCATGTGCTCGTTCCAGATGTTGTCGATGACGATGTCGCTGACGTTCTGGAAGTCGAACACCTTGCCGGGACCGTCGATCCGCGAGGTGTAGTTGCCGAAGTAGGCGAAGTTGGCGAAGGAGGACCCGCTCGCGCTGCCCTCGGCCCGGAAGCCGACGTCGGTGTTGGCCTGACCGGCCGGCGCGTGGAACCTGGTGAACCACGGCCCGGCTCCGGTGATCCTGACCGCCTTGCCGTAGACCTGGAACTTGCTGCTGGTCTGGTAGTCACCGGCGGGCAGGTACACCCCGATCAGGGTGCCGGTGGTGTCCATCCGGACCTTGTCCAGCGCGTTCTGCACGTCCTGGTGGCCGAAGCCGCCGGGCACGGCGTACTTGGCCGGGTCGGGGCTGGCCATCGGCGCGACCTGCTCGGTGTTGATGAAGTCGATCGCGTAGCTGCTGGTGTTGCCGCCGTCCTTCTGCAGCTTGATCTTGCTGCCCTTGGGGATGGTGCTGCCGAACATCAGGTTCGCCTCGTCGTAGATGTGCCGGGGGCCGCCCGCGCCGGGTGAGTTCTCCGGGCTGGCCTCGGCGCCGTAGAGCCAGGCGTACCTGGAGGTCAGGGTGATCGGCTTGTGCGGCTGGCCGTTGACGTAGACGTTGAGCGTGGCGTCGATGCCGCCGCCACCGGGGGCGTCCGGGATGGAGAAGCGGGTCACCAGGGTGTTGGTCTCGGCCCTGGTGGTGAACTCCACGAAGCTGCCGGTGCTGTTCAGGGTGACCGCGCGGCGGCCGGAGGCCTCACCGGCGAGGTCGCCGATGGTGCGGTTCGGGCCGATCACCTGCGCGCCGCCGCCGGTGACCGCGTCCTCGGCCTCGTACAGGTCGTAGGGCATGTTCGCGCCCCTGCCCACGAACAGGGCCTGGGTGCTGGTGTTGTTGGCGCGCTTGACCGGCAGCTCGTTGGCGTCCTCGGCCAGCACCACCCGCACCGAGTGCCTGCCCGCCGCGGACGGCCAGCTGCCCAGGTTCACCGGGGCGGTGGTGGCACCGGCGGCGATGACCCCGTGGTGCGCGCCGGTCAGGGTGCGGACCACGGTTCCGTTGCCGTCCAGCACGTTCAGCGTGATGCCGTGCGCGCCCGTGGCCGAGGCGATGCTGCCCTGGTTGCGGATGGCCACCGCGAACTCGACCGCGGCCCCGGGGGCAGGGTTGTTCGGGGTCCAGCTGACCGAGGCGGCCACCAGGTCCGAGCTGGACACCGGGTTCACCGTGAGCTGACTGGCGTTGGTGTGGCTGTTGTCGGTCTCGTTCTGCTCGACGACCGCGTTGTCCTCGTCGACCTTGGCGGTCAGCGGGTAGCTGCCCGCGTCCCTCGGGCCGATGTCGGCGGTGACGGTGGTGCTCGCTCCCGCGGCCAGGCCCCCGACCGCGGCGGTGCCGACCCTGTTCTCCCCCAGGTAGAAGTTGACACCGGTGGCGGTCGAGGCGGCGCTGCCGGTGTTGCGCACGGTCGCGCTCAGCCGGACCGGGTCGGTCTCCACCGGGGTGGCCGGGGTCCAGGAGCTGCCGGTGACGGTCAGGTTCGGGTTGGGCGCGGGGGTGCCGAGCACCTGGAACTCCGCGACCTGCCCGGCGGGCGCGCCGGTGTTGCCGGTGAAGCGGAGCTGGATGTCGGCGGCTCTGCCCTTCGCGGCGATGGTCACCGTGTTGCCGGTGGCCGGGTCGAAGACGTGCTGGGCGGATGCGGCCAGCTGGCTGAACGCGCCGCCGCCCTGGTCCCGGCCGAGCACCTCCAGGGTCTGGGTACGGCGGCCCCACGCGGTGCTGGGGTCGAGCTTGAGCACCACCGAGCTGACGTCGGCGTTCGAGCCGAGGGACACTGTGAGCGTGTTCGGGTAGCCCGCGCCGCCCTCCCAGTAGGTCTGCGCGTTGTTGTCGTTGGCGTTGGCCGCGACGAAGTTGTGCACGTGCGAGGAGGCGGTGATCGGCTTGCCCTGGGCCAGGTTCGTGCCGTTGTCCGGGCCGGTGCGGGTGACCGTGTTGCTGTTGGGCGAGGCGTTGCCCGCGGCGTCGCGCGCCCGCACGTGGTAGCTGACGGTCGCGTTCACCGGCTGGGTGTCGGTGTGGCTGAGCACGTTCCCGGCCACCCGGCTGCGCAGGGTGTTGTTGGCGTAGATGTCGTAGCCGGTGACGCCGACGTTGTCGGTGGCCGCGGTCCAGGTCAGCCGGATCTGGTCCACGCCGGGCTGGGTGTAGGCGAGCTCGCCGGGGGCGGTGGGCGCCTGGGTGTCGCCGGTGGTCGGGCCGTAGATCTCCAGCTCGGCCAGTTGGGCCGCGGGCCAGCCGGTGTTCGCGGTGAACTCCAGCCGGAGGTGCCGGGTGGTGGCCGCGGCGTTGAGGGTGAGCGTCACCGTGTTCTGCGCCTGCGGGCTGAAGGTGTGCGCCGAGGAGGCCAGCAGGTCGGTGAAGGCGGTGCCGTTGTCGCTGCCGCGCACGGTGAAGGTCTGGCCGCGCGGCTCCCAGTTCGGCGGCAGCTTGAGCACCAGCCGGTTGACCGCGACCGAGGCGCCGAGGTCGGCCTGGAGCCACTGCGGGAAGGCGTTGTTCGCGCTTTCCCAGTAGCTGTCCTGGTTCCCGTCGCCCACGTTGGCCGCGCCGTGGTCCTGGTGCTGGCTGCTCGCGGTGAAGGTGGCCGCGGCGGCCAGGTCGACGGTGGACGGGGTGGCCCGCCGGACCTGGAGCTCGGCCAGTTGTGCGGCCCGGTCGCCGGAGTTGGCGCTGACCTCGACCCGCAGGTGGCGGGTGGTGGTCGCGGGCAGGTCGAGGGTGACCGTGTTGCCGGTGGCCGGGTCGAAGGTGTGCGCGCGGGGAGTGACCAGCGTGTCGAAGCCGACGCCGTCCCTGCTGCCCTGAACGGCGAACGTCTGGGCGCGTTTCGCCCACCGCGGGGGCAGTTTCAGCGTGACCTGGTCGATGGTCTGCTCGCCGCCGAGGTCGACCTGGGCCCACTGCGGGAGCGCGTCACCCGCGCTCTGCCAGTAGGTGCCCTGGTCGCCGTCGGTGAGGGCACGGGCGGTGTGCGCGGCTTCGGCGCTGCTGGCCGCGGCCGGCTGCCGGATCGCCACATCCGGTGCGGGGGCGGCGGTGGCGACAACGGGTCCACCCATGCTGAGCAGGGAGAACGCGACCAACAGGGCGATGGGTCGGAACAGTGAGCGCTGCACTCTCATGGCGGTCCTCTGTTTCTCATCCCCGAGGCAGGGCAGCCAGGGAGGAGGTCATGCGCGACGTTGCGCAGGAAATAACGGGACTCTGTACGTAATTATCACTGTAATGTCAGGTTTTTGCGTAGCGAGAGGCAAGAGTTACAGACGCGCTACGGCCGCGTCAACGGCTCGGCCGGCATTGGCTCTGGAACGAAACAGCACCACGCGAATGGAGCAGCGCTGGTGTACAACCGGCTTCATGAGCCAGCAGGCCCCCACGTCCGAGCTGACCGGGTGGCGGCGGTCGCCGTTCACCGCGGCCGGGTCCACCTACGACTGCTACGAGAAGGGCAGCGGCCCCGGCGTGGTGGTGCTGCCGGAGATCCCCGGCATGACGCCCTCGGTGCTCGGCTTCTGCGACCACCTGGTGGACAACGGCTTCACCGTGCTGGTGGTCTCCGCCTTCGGCACTCCCGGCGCGCCGGAGAACCCGCTCACCGCCCTGCCGGTGGTGGCCAAGGCGTGCGTGTCCGCGGAGTTCCGGGCGTTCGCCCTGAACGCCAAGCGCCCGTTCACCGACTACCTGCGCGCGGTGGCCAGGGACCTGGCCGCGCGCACCCCCGGCCCCGGCGTCGGCGTGATCGGCATGTGCTTCACCGGCGGTTTCGCGCTGGCCGCCGCGGTCGACGAGGTGGTGCTGGCCCCGGTCGCCAGCCAGCCCTCACTGCCGCTGCCGCTGGGCGCGCGACGGAAGGCGGATCCGGGGATGTCGGCGGAGGAGCTGTCCCGGATCGCGGCGCGCACGGTGGAGTCCGGGCTGTGCCTGATGGGGCTGCGGTTCAGCCGGGACGTGCTGGCCCCCGGCGAGCGGTTCCGGACGCTGACCGAGCGGTTGGGCGAGGCGTTCCGGGTGGTGGAGCTGGACTCGGGGCGGGGGAACGCGGAGGGGTACCAGTGGAACGCGCACTCGGTGCTGACCAGGGAGGTCCGGGAGGGGAACTCGGCGATGGCGGCGCGGGATGAGGTGATGGCGTTCCTCCGCGAGCGGCTGGGCGGCGGCGCTGGCTGACCAGCGCGGCGCGGCCGAGCCGCCTCGCTAGCTGACCAGCGGGGGTGCGCCGGGTGGGAGGTCCGGCAGCCCCTTCGGCGCGCCCCGCTCCAGCAGCCGCTGCACCGCGTCGGTGTCCAGGTGGTCGGCGACCAGGTCGCCCAGCAGGTCCAGCTGGGCGGCGCGGGCGGCGGCGAAGTCGGTGTCCGGGGCCGGGGTGAAGCCGGTGCGGCCCGCGCGCGTGGCCGCCCAGCGCAGGAAGTCGCGGCGGAACTCGTCGTTCTCGAACAGGCCGTGCCAGTGCGTGCCCGCGATCGACTCGTGCAGCACGCCCTCGCCGGTGCCGTCGGGCAACGTGATCAGCGGGGGCAGGGTGTCCGCGCGGCGGGACGGGTGGCCGTGGTGGATCTCGTAGCCGTGCACCGGGTGTGACAGCGCGCTGCCGGTGGGGCGGGCCAGGGTCTTCACCGGGTGGAAGTCGATGTCCAGGTCCAGCAGGGCCAGCCCGTCCACCGTGCCCGCCCTGGACTCGACCTCATCGCGCAGGGTCCTGGCCAGCATCTGGTAGCCGCCGCAGATCCCGGTGACCGGCAGGCCCGCGCGGGCGTGCCGGTGGATGGCCTCGGCCAGGCCGGTGCGGCGCAGCCAGGCCAGGTCGGCGACGGTGGACTTCGAACCGGGGATCAGCACCAGGTCGGCGTCGGCCAGCCGGGAGGGCTCGGTGACAAAGCGGACCGAGACGCCGGGCTCACCGGCCAGCGCCTCCACGTCGGTGGCATTCGAGATCCGGGGCAGCCGGGGCACCACGACCCGCAGCCACTGCTCCCCCACCGGCGGCGCGGGCCGGCCCACCACCCCGTCGGCGGCGTAGGAGAGCGAGTCCTCGGCGTCCAGCCACAGCTCCTCGCGCCAGGGCAGCACGCCGTGCACCGGTCGGCCGGTCAGCGCGCGC from Crossiella sp. CA-258035 harbors:
- a CDS encoding discoidin domain-containing protein, translated to MGGPVVATAAPAPDVAIRQPAAASSAEAAHTARALTDGDQGTYWQSAGDALPQWAQVDLGGEQTIDQVTLKLPPRWAKRAQTFAVQGSRDGVGFDTLVTPRAHTFDPATGNTVTLDLPATTTRHLRVEVSANSGDRAAQLAELQVRRATPSTVDLAAAATFTASSQHQDHGAANVGDGNQDSYWESANNAFPQWLQADLGASVAVNRLVLKLPPNWEPRGQTFTVRGSDNGTAFTDLLASSAHTFSPQAQNTVTLTLNAAATTRHLRLEFTANTGWPAAQLAELEIYGPTTGDTQAPTAPGELAYTQPGVDQIRLTWTAATDNVGVTGYDIYANNTLRSRVAGNVLSHTDTQPVNATVSYHVRARDAAGNASPNSNTVTRTGPDNGTNLAQGKPITASSHVHNFVAANANDNNAQTYWEGGAGYPNTLTVSLGSNADVSSVVLKLDPSTAWGRRTQTLEVLGRDQGGGAFSQLAASAQHVFDPATGNTVTIAAKGRAADIQLRFTGNTGAPAGQVAEFQVLGTPAPNPNLTVTGSSWTPATPVETDPVRLSATVRNTGSAASTATGVNFYLGENRVGTAAVGGLAAGASTTVTADIGPRDAGSYPLTAKVDEDNAVVEQNETDNSHTNASQLTVNPVSSSDLVAASVSWTPNNPAPGAAVEFAVAIRNQGSIASATGAHGITLNVLDGNGTVVRTLTGAHHGVIAAGATTAPVNLGSWPSAAGRHSVRVVLAEDANELPVKRANNTSTQALFVGRGANMPYDLYEAEDAVTGGGAQVIGPNRTIGDLAGEASGRRAVTLNSTGSFVEFTTRAETNTLVTRFSIPDAPGGGGIDATLNVYVNGQPHKPITLTSRYAWLYGAEASPENSPGAGGPRHIYDEANLMFGSTIPKGSKIKLQKDGGNTSSYAIDFINTEQVAPMASPDPAKYAVPGGFGHQDVQNALDKVRMDTTGTLIGVYLPAGDYQTSSKFQVYGKAVRITGAGPWFTRFHAPAGQANTDVGFRAEGSASGSSFANFAYFGNYTSRIDGPGKVFDFQNVSDIVIDNIWNEHMVCLYWGANTDRITIKNSRIRNMFADAINMTNGSTDNHVVNNDSRASGDDSFALFSAIDAGGADIRNNVYENLTSTLTWRAAGVAVYGGYDNTFRNIYIADTLVYSGITISSLDFGYPMNGFGPGPTRFENISIVRAGGHFWGAQTFPGIWVFSASKVFRNIRVSDVDIIDPTYSGIMFQTKYRSPGQPENPITDTVFTNVSISGARKSADAFDAKSGFGLWANELPEPGQGPAVGSVTFNNLRLWNNHTDIRNTTSTFTINRN
- a CDS encoding dienelactone hydrolase family protein gives rise to the protein MSQQAPTSELTGWRRSPFTAAGSTYDCYEKGSGPGVVVLPEIPGMTPSVLGFCDHLVDNGFTVLVVSAFGTPGAPENPLTALPVVAKACVSAEFRAFALNAKRPFTDYLRAVARDLAARTPGPGVGVIGMCFTGGFALAAAVDEVVLAPVASQPSLPLPLGARRKADPGMSAEELSRIAARTVESGLCLMGLRFSRDVLAPGERFRTLTERLGEAFRVVELDSGRGNAEGYQWNAHSVLTREVREGNSAMAARDEVMAFLRERLGGGAG
- a CDS encoding cobyric acid synthase yields the protein MSGGLLIAGTTSDAGKSVLVAGLCRWLARRGVRVAPFKAQNMSNNSVVTLDGGEIGRAQAVQAAAAGLEPSVRFNPVLLKPGSDRSSQVVLLGKVVGEVSALSYRARKEELFATVLATLDGLRAEYEAVVCEGAGSPTEINLRANDIANMGLARAADLPVLVVGDIDRGGVFAHLFGTLALLDPADQALVSGFVINKFRGDPTLLEPGLRQLRALTGRPVHGVLPWREELWLDAEDSLSYAADGVVGRPAPPVGEQWLRVVVPRLPRISNATDVEALAGEPGVSVRFVTEPSRLADADLVLIPGSKSTVADLAWLRRTGLAEAIHRHARAGLPVTGICGGYQMLARTLRDEVESRAGTVDGLALLDLDIDFHPVKTLARPTGSALSHPVHGYEIHHGHPSRRADTLPPLITLPDGTGEGVLHESIAGTHWHGLFENDEFRRDFLRWAATRAGRTGFTPAPDTDFAAARAAQLDLLGDLVADHLDTDAVQRLLERGAPKGLPDLPPGAPPLVS